A stretch of Anoplolepis gracilipes chromosome 12, ASM4749672v1, whole genome shotgun sequence DNA encodes these proteins:
- the LOC140671718 gene encoding general odorant-binding protein 56d-like, with protein sequence MKAIIIILTVTVVAVLGQITDEQRAKLRQYKESCISETGVDPTVVENAKKGELAESDGKLVCFSDCLLRKIGIITADGDINWDVARSKVPPNVPQEQIDLIYNNCKDIDGNGCEKGAKLFQCFLRNKHFSLLA encoded by the exons ATGAAAGCAATTATTATCATACTCACCGTCACCGTCGTTGCCGTCCTg ggTCAAATCACAGATGAACAAAGAGCAAAACTGAGACAATACAAGGAATCTTGTATCAGTGAAACTGGCGTTGATCCAA CTGTCGTAGAAAATGCGAAGAAAGGAGAATTAGCTGAAAGTGACGGAAAACTCGTCTGCTTCTCTGATTGCTTATTAAGGAAAATAGGAATT ATTACTGCGGATGGAGACATTAACTGGGATGTAGCTCGCTCAAAAGTACCACCTAATGTTCCACAAGAACAAATCGATCTGATATACAATAATTGCAAAGACATTG atGGAAATGGTTGCGAGAAAGGAGCCAAATTGTTCCAATGTTTCTTACGCAATAagcatttttctcttttagcATAA
- the LOC140671848 gene encoding odorant receptor 10a-like, translating into MGSAMQWNAETAYVLTLYKYLLGILGLWVLDEEHVFSRIRWFISTIIEMTATASLSLEVIRHCNGYEDALDAFISASTSVISMSKLLLHRVNWRDKLILVQAIIHDWTLVQHPHSRDIMLKYARTGRLGSLIFFYLGCASCLFLFSSLIFANLDLPWISLEKQTYNKTSERRLLLPAYCVFETYTFFAYGLVEVLQTLQILVNCISQCGNDGFFFDLTMHVCGQFEILRLDFAEISSEQSLSHKKLGILLKRHHRLIDLANHLEKAYSLVIFSQLLMSVTLLCVEGFQLILALTMHNTLFAAMKHLLFIVVLLVQLFIYCFAGQTLEFQSQSLAYAIYETPWYNFNVSVMKDLPLMIFRATNPHRLTAGKFLAINFVSFKEILKASASYLSVLRVMIET; encoded by the exons ATGGGATCGGCTATGCAATGGAATGCTGAAACTGCATACGTCCTGAcgctttataaatatcttcttGGCATACTTGGGCTGTGGGTATTGGATGAAGAACATGTATTCTCGAGGATTCGATGGTTTATATCGACAATAATTGAa ATGACTGCAACGGCCAGCCTGTCACTGGAGGTGATTCGACATTGTAACGGTTACGAGGATGCTTTAGACGCTTTTATATCGGCCTCCACGTCGGTGATTAGCATGTCAAAATTACTTCTGCATCGTGTAAATTGGAGAGACAAGTTGATTCTGGTGCAAGCCATCATCCATGATTGGACTTTGGTCCAGCATCCTCACTCGCGCGATATAATGTTGAAGTACGCGCGGACAGGTAGATTGGGTTCCTTGATATTCTTCTATCTCGGTTGCGCCTCCTGCCTGTTTCTCTTCTCGTCCCTTATATTCGCCAATCTCGATCTACCTTGGATTTCTTTGGAAAAGCAAACTTACAACAAAACGAGCGAAAGAAGATTGCTTCTCCCGGCCTATTGTGTTTTCGAAACATATACATTCTTCGCTTACGGCCTCGTTGAAGTCTTGCAAACGCTACAGATCCTCGTCAACTGCATCTCGCAGTGCGGAAACGACGGATTTTTCTTCGATCTTACGATGCATGTGTGCGGACAATTCGAGATTCTTAGGCTGGACTTCGCTGAAATAAGTAGCGAACAATCGCTTTCCCATAAGAAACTTGGCATTCTGTTGAAGAGACATCACCGTCTCATAGATCTGGCGAATCATCTGGAAAAAGCATACAGCTTAGTCATCTTTTCGCAGCTTTTAATGAGTGTCACACTCTTATGCGTCGAAG gttttcaattaattcttgCGCTTACTATGCACAATACATTATTCGCTGCTATGAAACATCTCCTTTTCATCGTCGTGTTGCTGGTTCAACTTTTCATTTACTGTTTTGCTGGACAAACGTTGGAGTTTCAATCTCAAAGTCTTGCCTACGCCATTTATGAGACACCGtggtataattttaatgttagcGTGATGAAAGATTTGCCATTGATGATATTTCGGGCAACTAATCCTCATCGATTAACTGCGGGAAAATTTCtagcgataaattttgtgAGTTTTAAAGAGATTCTGAAGGCTTCCGCCTCGTATCTGTCCGTATTAAGGGTAATGATAGagacgtaa
- the Bet5 gene encoding trafficking protein particle complex subunit 1, with translation MTIHNLYIFSKTGMLLYYAEWNRLNKSGITKEEEAKLMYGMLFSIKSFVSKISPLDPKEGFLYYKTSKYTLHYFETPSGLNFVLNTDNASQNARELLQQLYREVYLEYVVKNPLCQLNEPIQSELFKIKVDELFRKSPLFLSRSL, from the exons ATGACGATTCATAACTTGTATATCTTCTCGAAAACTGGAATGTTATTGTACTATGCTGAGTGGAACAGGTTAAATAAATCGGGGATAACGAAGGAAGag gAAGCCAAATTGATGTATGGAATGCTGTTTTCCATAAAATCATTTGTGAGTAAAATTTCACCGTTGGATCCAAAGGAAGGATTTTTGTATTACAAGACAAGCAAATATACACTTCATTACTTTGAAACACCATCAGgtcttaattttgttttaaatactGATAATGCAAGTCAGAATGCCAGAGAATTGTTGCAACAATTATACAGAGAA gTGTACTTGGAATATGTAGTAAAAAATCCACTCTGCCAATTAAATGAACCTATACAAAgtgaattgtttaaaattaaagtagatgaattatttagaaaatctcCTCTATTTTTAAGTcgatcattataa
- the LOC140671597 gene encoding E3 ubiquitin-protein ligase RNF19A, giving the protein MFKESDNGPGGCNGGPSRPRRIFPRFSLRRLLYSSPLIGRRIARTPSSNNRNAKAKDQASGRMTDVEKGEARVSNGSSHFQFHNIDLQRASSKGSVLSSAGKSNENGLMECPLCLAELPIEFFPVIQSCHHRSCYDCFQQYLKVEISESRVNIACPECSEPLHPNDIRMILNDQTQLEKYEDFMVRRVLAIEPDARWCPAPDCSFAVIASGCASCPKLRCERPGCDSYFCYHCKARWHPNQTCDAARAQRSQYYERSSSLSFSQSDSQHRDDIKPCPRCQVLIVKMDDGSCNHMTCAVCGAEFCWLCMKEISDLHYLSPSGCTFWGKKPWSRKKKILWQLGTLVGAPIGIGLVAGIAFPAMIIGIPVWVGQKLYTRYEKANKHKRNAFIAGGVTASVLVSPVLAGLAVGIGVPILLFYVYGVVPVSLCRSGGCGVSTSGTGVRFDFDDENELMGALGVRNGGDAASIDVASHRGGNPSIGEASLSLGSGSQLEKLGRENDRESASNVALAGTSLAGSIASSVLPGGQRLEVQADVTSTQRFSSCSETASAATSLSEKSVNASIALDDGAASTRALAGSVLNFKIDSSSISGGRSTEGEQAVSSTNGGHMDSAGQATSLSSLEEVAPGLAKRTRRKLTFDRQCSDSSSWTMCGEDGGSERVRFDDHVSVIEADQERVVGGKLEGCGMNNRSTGGRKRNKDSEPETDSQKMSKNLNGELNVESPVEDTTRERVNVATLRNVFFHTSAVSTDREKRLSVIEEPIPTVSQISGNRIFTPCDEGQSLTSTDESLHC; this is encoded by the exons AAGCAAGCGGCAGGATGACGGATGTCGAAAAGGGAGAGGCCAGAGTGAGCAATGGTTCGAGTCATTTCCAATTTCACAACATTGATCTACAGCGTGCTTCCAGCAAAGGCTCTGTACTTTCCTCTGCAGGAAAG AGTAATGAGAATGGCCTGATGGAATGTCCATTATGCTTGGCCGAGCTACCAATAGAATTCTTTCCTGTTATTCAATCTTGCCATCATCGCAGTTGCTATGATTGTTTTCAACAATATCTGAAAGTAGAAATCTCTGAGTCGAGAGTTAATATTGCTTGCCCTGAGTGTTCAGAACCGCTACATCCAAATG ATATTAGGATGATACTGAATGATCAAACACAATTAGAGAAGTATGAAGATTTTATGGTTCGAAGAGTTCTTGCCATAGAACCCGACGCAAGATGGTGCCCTGCTCCAGATTGCAGTTTCGCTGTAATCGCTAGTGGTTGCGCCTCATGTCCAAAATTACGTTGCGAGCGACCTGGTTGTGATTCATACTTTTGCTATCATTGTAAAGCGCGCTGGCATCCTAATCAAACATGTGATGCTGCGAGAGCGCAACGTTCTCAATATTACGAGCGTAGCTCTTCCTTAAGTTTCAGTCAAAGTGATTCGCAACATa GAGATGATATAAAACCGTGTCCGAGATGTCAGGTTCTAATTGTTAAGATGGACGATGGAAGCTGTAATCATATGACGTGTGCAGTTTGTGGCGCGGAGTTTTGTTGGCTCTGCATGAAAGAAATAAGTGATCTTCATTATCTTAG TCCTTCTGGCTGCACTTTTTGGGGTAAAAAACCATGgtcaagaaagaaaaagattctttgGCAACTTGGAACTCTGGTGGGAGCACCAATCGGAATCGGTTTAGTGGCTGGTATAGCATTTCCGGCTATGATCATCG GTATACCAGTGTGGGTAGGACAAAAATTGTACACAAGATACGAGAAAGCTAACAAGCATAAGAGAAATGCTTTTATTGCTGGGGGAGTCACTGCATCg GTTTTAGTGTCACCAGTATTGGCAGGATTAGCTGTGGGTATTGGGGTACCCATTTTATTGTTCTACGTCTATGGAGTGGTTCCAGTGTCGCTCTGCCGGAGCGGAGGTTGCGGCGTCTCCACGAGTGGTACCGGAGTACGTTTCGATTTTGACGACGAAAATGAGCTGATGGGGGCTTTAGGCGTGCGCAACGGTGGAG ATGCAGCATCAATAGACGTCGCGAGTCATCGCGGCGGCAATCCTTCGATAGGGGAGGCCTCCCTTTCGTTGGGTAGCGGTAGTCAGTTGGAGAAATTGGGTCGAGAAAATGATCGCGAAAGCGCCAGCAACGTAGCCCTCGCTGGCACTAGTCTTGCAGGGAGTATAGCTTCCAGCGTACTTCCAGGAGGTCAAAG GTTGGAGGTCCAGGCTGATGTCACGTCTACTCAACGCTTCAGTTCATGTAGCGAGACCGCTTCCGCGGCTACTAGTTTATCAGAAAAATCCGTAAACGCTTCCATCGCTCTAGATGATGGTGCAGCCTCCACAAGAGCCTTGGCTGGTTCTGTTCTTAACTTTAAG atCGATAGCAGTTCGATCAGCGGTGGCAGAAGCACAGAAGGAGAGCAAGCGGTCAGTTCTACTAACGGCGGTCACATGGACTCTGCTGGACAAGCTACTTCTTTAAGTTCGTTAGAAGAAGTGGCACCTGGCTTAGCAAAACGCACTCGTCGTAAACTCACATTTGATCGTCAATGCAGTGATTCGAGTAGCTGGACTATGTGCGGGGAGGACGGTGGTTCGGAACGAGTACGATTCGATGATCACGTCAGTGTAATCGAAGCGGATCAAGAGAGGGTGGTAGGTGGCAAATTGGAAGGCTGCGGAATGAATAATCGCTCGACGGGAGGTCGTAAGCGAAATAAAGATTCAGAACCAGAAACGGATTCTCAAAAAATGTCCAA gaATTTGAATGGTGAATTGAACGTCGAGAGCCCTGTAGAAGACACAACGCGAGAGCGCGTCAACGTGGCCactttaagaaacgtattttttcaCACTTCAGCGGTATCTACGGATCGCGAGAAACGATTATCCGTTATAGAGGAGCCGATACCAACTGTATCGCAGATTTCCGGCAATCGAATATTCACGCCTTGTGACGAAGGGCAAAGCCTTACTAGTACAGACGAAAGCTTGCattgctaa
- the LOC140671598 gene encoding uncharacterized oxidoreductase dhs-27: protein MSDLDDETDTSCGEEQIVSDWEVQKEWLESILSKYHDGKAVEVLKFNVSPGCTTSESVLSAITSVTGNYLLAPTTDPTDKPSDKRRLSIIIKQLPRDPFSRFFVTEGQFDLREIKFYTQVMPDLKEFNRRQLGPTPEEPIILPVPECYHAHYSPAGGTDDSPIPPESILVLDDLGASRFASVKFSEGLTLDQATVALDAIARIHAHSLSIKVVDGESLSERYPFLFQTAKATDSYQQLVERGLPQLAHFLESRPGLEAVLETLLILRPRTKDIISALLAPEGPLALITHTDFWSNNLLFRDTCGSAECYILDWQMVTYSRPTNDVALLLVSSVPTELRRKHTESLLNTYWDKLNWTCSRLGLNIPKDLGYTREDLDKDYRKSQLLALLLCIGSVDVALGDPLTEQRLIDVLEDLYNDGVLTDEAIIATNEADP, encoded by the exons ATGTCCGACTTGGACGACGAGACCGATACTTCGTGCGGGGAGGAGCAAATTGTCTCAGACTGGGAGGTCCAGAAGGAGTGGCTCGAGAGCATATTGTCCAAGTACCATGACGGGAAAGCG gtCGAAGTCTTAAAGTTTAACGTTAGCCCTGGATGCACGACCAGCGAGAGCGTGCTGAGCGCTATCACCAGTGTTACAGGGAACTATTTATTAGCACCGACGACGGATCCAACGGATAAACCGTCGGATAAGCGCAGACTATCCATTATCATAAAGCAACTCCCTAGAGACCCGTTTAGCCGCTTCTTCGTAACGGAAGGTCAATTCGATCTCCGAGAGATTAAGTTTTATACACAG GTAATGCCAGATTTGAAGGAGTTCAATCGAAGACAGCTAGGACCGACTCCGGAGGAACCGATTATACTACCGGTTCCCGAATGCTATCACGCTCATTACAGTCCTGCAGGCGGAACTGACGACAGCCCGATACCGCCAGAATCGATACTAGTGTTGGATGACTTGGGCGCCTCGCGCTTCGCGAGCGTCAAATTCTCAGAAGGGCTAACGCTGGACCAAGCGACGGTCGCGTTGGACGCCATCGCCCGCATACACGCTCATTCCCTTTCCATAAAAGTTGTAGACGGGGAATCTCTATCTGAGCGTTAcccatttctttttcaaacgGCGAAAGCGACAGATTCATATCAACAGCTGGTGGAGCGCGGTTTACCGCAGCTGGCGCACTTTCTAGAGAGCAGACCGGGACTGGAAGCGGTCCTCGAGACCTTGCTAATTCTACGACCCCGCACTAAAGACATAATCTCGGCTCTTCTCGCTCCGGAAGGCCCGTTGGCGTTGATAACCCACACTGACTTCTGGAGCAATAATCTACTCTTCAGGGACACTTGCGGGAGTGCGGAATGCTACATTCTGGATTGGCAGATGGTTACTTACAGTCGACCGACGAACGACGTCGCATTGTTGTTGGTGAGTTCAGTACCCACCGAGTTACGCCGCAAACATACTGAATCACTTCTAAATACATACTGGGACAAGCTAAATTGGACATGCTCGCGTCTTGGCCTAAATATCCCCAAGGATTTGGGTTACACTAGAGAAGATCTTGACAAGGACTACAGAAAATCCCAGTTGCTGGCGCTTTTACTTTGTATCGGATCGGTGGACGTCGCGCTCGGTGATCCTCTCACAGAGCAACGACTGATTGACGTCCTCGAAGATCTATATAACGATGGCGTACTGACGGATGAAGCTATTATCGCGACAAACGAAGCTGATCCATAA